Part of the Anguilla rostrata isolate EN2019 chromosome 10, ASM1855537v3, whole genome shotgun sequence genome, CCCCGTGGTATGTGACTGGCTCCGAGGGTCACACAAACAGTGAGACAGATTGCGTTTCCCCCTCTCTAATCCCACACAAATCCATTTTGCAGCCCATTTACAAATCAATGCCTATTTTTTGCCCTTGAGGCAATATCCTGACACCACGCAATAGGTGATTATATACTAGTCGGTAaagataataacaacaataatagtaattaaGGCATTGTCACTGTTATGATTACTTGTTTTTGGTTAGACAATTTGAACTCTGCCAATGGAAATTTTAATCGCCTgtttatttactattttttttccgGTCAGATCTAAAATGcaccttttaaaaattcagtgtCCCTAGCTAAACCAGTCTTTGGCATTATAATACATTAGTTTACAATTCCCATTAAGTGTTTCACATTTCATAGGCAAAAAATCTACAATGATCTATGTATTTGAACATTGTATTGAGCGCACAAAATTGCTCAATTGACGCACATACAAATGCAGATACAGAGTTCGAAATCGTAACGAAAATGACAAACAGCCCAGAATATGATTGTCAATGCACTTTCCATATTAAACAGGAAAGCAGTTCTTCCAAACTACGTCATGAGTGATTTGTCTGAACCTTTAGTGCATTATCTTGTCAAGAAGGGCATAAAGATCTGGGTGTTAGAAATACCTTCATTCAGAGGGTCagtttttcctttaaagggTAGTGGGTCTTGTGTCATAGCAAAAATGGGACACACACATTCCCCTTTAAGGGTCTGCTCACACTGTTTACAACAGCAGTAACCAACACAGGTGGAAAGGTCAGAGATCAGGACCTGATAGACTGTGAAACCCACCTTGAGCGGCTATGTGCTCTAAGAATGGATCTCACAGCCTCTTGCAACTGCTTTGCCACATCACTCACCAAGGAGAAGCCACGCCATTGTGAGAAACTGCCACTTCCCATGTGAGTACTATAGTCAAGCCTAACTAACTTGCCAAGCCTAACTATACTAGTTTTTCAGCAGCAAACAGTAGAACGTAGCCTCCCATTCagcattatttcacaaaatctgaaaatataacaAAGGTCAACTCTGACAATATCTTTTAAAGCATTggtaaatataattttctaaaGCACCTTTGTAAAGATTCTTCTCACAAAACAAGCAGGCTATGACCCCAGTTTGAAGACCAACCTTCAAACATCACGAGAACATGCTACTTTATATCGTCTAAGAGTGAAAAACAAGTAAATGTTTTGAGTTAATGGTCATCAATTGGGCTTCAACAAACTGAGGGTACGTGCTATGAACTGTACAATCAGCGAGAACTTGTTTTGCATGAATTCACTGGCGTGAGTTTTTCGTTGTGCTCAGAGAACATACACGATTTGCGGTCAGACTGCTGCTGGCTTCGGACATCCAGGAGCCCACGTCACATTCCTCAACTTTCTCTGGCGTCGTCGAGAGGCACAACAGACGTGACTCATGCAATCGCCGTTGGTTGATATGTACATTACATCAGTGCATAGCTTTTGATAATTCAGCCATAAGTTGATGGGTTTCAAATGAACTGGCGAATTCCAATTCACTCCTTGCCATAGTTTAAATcgaacaaataaaatgaaaaaacatataCAATGTGTAGCTACTTAGCCTATTTAAAACGAACTGATTTAATTTGAAGTATTTCCACACGTGTAAGACCGTAAGAGATTCTACAACGGAGAGGCAACACACCTGTTTGAATAGGACGCGCTTAAGCTGCAGCCCAGACCCCAAAAAGCGATAAAAAACATGACACCGAGCAGGAACGTCGCCTACAAGATCTGATTTGTTTCTCATAAGAGCAATTTTAGCCAACAATTGATTCTTCCGAGATTTTGCTTGGTTTTTCAGCACACTTTGGTAGGCTAATGGCGAGAGACTGGATGTCATTTTTcaagaacaaagaacaaaaccCCCTTTAGCAAAAAAGAACCAGAACCTCTTTAACGagcaaaaaaatcattttgtcaCCAATGTGAGACAGACACAATCACAAAATTTTAAACATATCATCATACAAAAGTTTAACCATCGCAAAATAAGACATGTTCGCGATGAAAACTTCATATTACCCACTAGAATTTAACAAAGGGAAACCTATCGATGAGGCTTCCGCTACGAcgctaaaacacaaaatagttGATTCCTCACAAATCAGGTTATCCAATGACTGATCTGAGTTGAAATTAAACCTTAAAACAACCAGCATATCCTCAACACATCTGAACTTTGTAGGGTATCGTTGTCTTAGCGCTACGCGCATATTTTCTTATGAACTTGAATTCGGTTAAATAAGCTGTAACTTCCCTGATGTCTGGGGGGCGATGGAAAGGCTACGACGAGTATCAATACAAAGGAGGCTGTACGAAATAACGACAAAAGAACGTTCGAACTCACCTTGGCATTGCAACGATTTGGCTAGTTTTATTTTCACGGTTCCAGAAATGGACTCGCCGGGGTTATAGACCGCTTTGTTGTTGGTCAAAGTGATATCGAATTCCAGGAGCTTTCCCATGTCGTCTCTCCGACACAGGCAAATCGTGCAATGACACCGGCTGCTGTATCGCCTTCCTTTCTGCTTGCTATTGCGGTCCCACCTGCGGCTCTATCGCCATCCGGACTCGGTGAGAGTGACGTCACATCGGGATTATTAGACGGGTTCCCAGTGTCTTTCTCGGCTTCTGCTACTCAGATTCTTCCCACTGAGGGGCGACTGTAAAccagtgtttttttcagtctgtaTTTTCCGCAGGGCACGACAAGTGCTGAAACGACCTGTCGACCCTGTCACTTTATTCACTTTAAAAATTAACGCTTGATTTTTATGAAGcgaaaatgtaggctatattaatGAACTCAGATCCCCTTAATAGTTTACAGTGacataggcctatataaatATGCTTGTCCGATACAAAATTGCCATCTTTGTCCCAtcttattttaagttttttatttttaaaaagatttttatttttaatacgcTGTCTTTGTCCCTCATGCATGAGACCAACCAATCAAATGAGACACTGActtgtagcctactgtacataCTTCATGTAGTCTCTCAGACAAGCAGTAGCTGGTGGAATTGAAAGACACTGCCAACAGAAAGACTGCATGCCCCAACTCTTCTGTTTCCTTGGAAATCTGTGTCAGCAAATAATCAGTATCAAAGTGACTGTTTCTGTGGCTCAGATAAGGGATGATGAAGAATGGAGGTGGAATATGGAATCGCGCGGTCCTTTATCACACAAGTCTACACTTAAATGACTACTTCTCCGGACTTGTTAATCCTGTGAGATGGACTGAGTCGCAGACAGCATGGAAAGCACTCCTCTTAATCAAACATTAACTGTCCAAAGTGATATTTgccatttcctgtctgtgacTGATGGATCTACGCTACCTGTAACGGCACTGTGATTGGCAGAGAGGTTGCTAAGcaaaatcaacaaacaaaaaaaccacctggtaaaagagagaaatattatttaataaacctGTCTCTGCAGGTCAGTGAAATTCTTTCCCTGGTTTCTCTCAAAGCGTTTTGGGGTTAGTTGCGACGGATTGTTGGTCGGTTGTTGGTTTATAAAACAACAGGCATCATAGTAGTTTTACTTGGCGGTTCTTTGCccacaaaaatgctgaaatatttgACGGACGTCTATGCACCTCAGCTTCACAGCTTGTTACAAGTtgaattgttgttttgttttgttttttgattccTGTTGTTTCCATGAGTTTAGTACTGGATCCATTCATTGAACACATACAACCATGGCAGATCTCCACACACTTTTTTGAAAGATCTAAAatctgatgataaaaaaaatgataaggCATCCCGCATCACCTCCATACTAAAATTATTAGTTggatacaatattttaaaaaaaatgttttaagaatTTGTTGTTGGTTATCTTCTCAGAGCATGATCTGGAATTCCCACCTTTGGTGTAGCCTCTGCCAAATGAAGACAGTGCacactgccatctactggtCTTTTGTGAAGTACAGTTCTCTtgggcctggattcaatcaacatttgtcaatAACTTTGGCtaattaaaggcaaaaaagaaaataaattcttcACAAACATAGTTTGACAAGTTCAGccatcacaaaaacaaaattgttcaTCTGAGTTTGCAATGAAAAggtgaaatgtttgtgttggaAGTTAAAGTGAAGaccaaatatgaatttaattcaGATGAAAGTCAAAGTGTTGAATTCAGATCGAAGTCAAAGTTCATTTGGAAACAAACCTTTCtctaatttttattatttgttcttACTTCAGTTTCACCTGGTTGAGTGCAACTGAACTTTATTTGATAACAAATTCAACTTCCAGTATTTAGTGCTTGATTTGCATGTTGGTAATCTGctgcagacattttattttattttattgtggatAACAGGGATATGATATTACTTCAGAactgcatgtatgtgttatTGGTTTGTCTTGGTGCCAGTCACAAGAGGGTGAGCCTTAATTAGTTTCAATGGaatgtttatgtaaaaatattataGCAGTGTCATTTGAAGTCAGATTATGTGGGTGTGACTGTGAGCTGGTAGCCTGGCATGAAAAGTCATTGGTTTCACAGTTCTTTTGGGCTCTCGTGCTTCCTCTACTAGAAGAAGTACAAAAGAAGTACATAAGGGTTGGTGAACTTCCCCTGAGTGTTCAGTTCTGTTTTGAAAGTACCATTAGTATGCCCCTTCCTCTTTGCCAACTCTAACAATTCTGTTATTCAAGTCTTGGTACTCTCAGGACAGCTTGGTGAGTGTTCTTGGACTCTCTTTAACGGTCCTGTGAGCACTTTTATAAGTCAACATGGAAGAGACAGCCGgttatttgtattgtaattCTGTCTCTACCCTAGGGATTCTCTTGCTGCTGCTTGTCAGAAATGTAGTGAGCGTGCTGCTCATCTGTTTTGCCTGCACATTAAATTAGTGCAAGGACAACATGATCctggaatatgtttttttttgtttcactgcaCTGATGACACCTTTCCCTTGGACTTCTGTACTGGCTGTACATGCTGTTAAAATTTGGTTTACAAGAACACACGCAAGAATAATTTGAGTGAGACGTGTATTCTgccacatttttaataaagcaatTCATGGGAAGTGCATTGTTTTCCAATGGGAGAATCAAACTTACAATAACCTAGTTTCAAACTGAATCCCTTAAAAATTGTATCACTAAGCAACCCCTATAACAGTGCTCACAACACGGTTGTGGAATCAACTTGAGCACTATGTTAAAAATAGCAAGCAAACCAACATGCTCCAAATCATCCAAAAGACAAGGACCCATATGTAGCAATCTGAAGCCTTTGGACTGTCACTACGTTctttcaaacacaaatgaaGTCAATTGTGCTTCTGTGTATGAATGAATATTTAGTCTTGACACTTACAATAAGTGgtaaaatgcagtgcatttggTTAACTGTATTCACTAAAGGACGTAGATATTCGGTGTTCAGTGTTTCTTTACTCCACTCTATAAGTAAGCTTATGATACCAGTATAACTTCTCTATCAGTGAATGTGCAGAGTTTATTTGAATCATTCTACATTGCCCCTTGGAGAAGATGACTGAAAAACTATAGAAATgaacaacaataaacaaaaaatgttgttgaTTTAGTTAATAAAAGACTcacattctgttttattattattaaatacacAGCCACTATGCTGAAGGAGAACACTTCAGACACGGGTGGCAAAACCTGACGGTAGGCACATGAGCGACAGGATGCTTAGCAAGATGCAGAAAATCCTGCCAACCGAAACCCTTCCACTCCAAGACCAGTTATGTACCATCCTGTGTGTTGAGCGGCAGTTGGAACTGTCTGAGTCCTGATTCGATTGCAGAACATGGGGCACATACACAtaggaacagagccttaacaagACAAAGCGACCCAGTAGCCACATTGACCACATAATGAGTGCATTCAAATGCTGTAGTTGGATGCTGTTTCCTTATCCAGAAAAGTGGTGGTCTGGGCAGGCCTGGTGGGGAGGTCCTGACTGTCCTCCTCATTTTTTGGGTGGGCCTTTTGAAATCCAAGTCCAAACCTCTTGAGGGAGCAGCGCATGGCTCTGTTGAAGTCTGGAGATCCGAAGCAGTAGAGCAATGGGTCAAAGCAGCAGTTGGCGCAGGCCAGGATCCAGGCAACGTAGTAGGACGTCTCTACCTTCAGCAGTAGGCTGCATTGCTCAGGGTAGAACTTCTTGATCACCACACCCATAGTCCGGGTTGCATTGAGCGGGGCAAAGCACAAGCCAAATATCAGAAGGCAGATGGCCACCATCTTGAGTGACCTGGCCTTAATGGCTTGGCCCTTAGCAGAGTTGGTATTGATGCGCGACACAGAGCAAGCCAGGCGACAGTAGCAGGCCGCTGCTATGGAGAAGGGCACCAGGAAAGCGGGGAAGAGCAGGATGAAGTTGATGACAAAGTACGCTTCGATGTACTCACCCTGGTGAATGCTGAGGCACTGGGTGCAGTTGCCCACCTGGCTGGTGCCCAGAAGGACGAAGCAGGACGCCCCCTGCGCCAGCAGGAGGAGCCAGACGGCTCCGCACACCTTGTGAACGAAAGCCGTGCGTTTCGTGGCATAGCCGCTTTTGTGGCGGACCACGGCCATGTAGCGATGGATGCTGATGAGGGTGAGGAACATGACGCTGCCGTAGAAGTGCACGCCGAGCAGAGCGATCTTCAGCTGGCACAGGAACTGCCCAAAGGGCCAGCAGCTGCCCATGGCAAAGTGTGTGGCCATCAGAGGCGTGACAGGGGTGACGATGGCGTCACTCAGGCCCAGGTGGAACTGCAGGATGGTGCCGGCGCTCCAGTGCTTCATGCGGAACCAGAAGACCCACAGGCTGAAGCTGTTGAGCACGGCCCCGCCCAGGAAGACCAGGCCGAGGCTCACAGCGATAGAGATGTGCTGGGACTCTGGTTCACAGAACTCTGAGAGGCTGCGGTTGATGGTAAGGGTGGACAGGGACGGCGTGAAATTCATCTTTAGGACCAGGTCGGGCTTGAAGGATGTCAAAACAGGTCTGGTGACCTTAAAGGAAGCAGGAAACATAAAGATAttaaattattgtaaaaaaagGGGATGTTGGGTTACattataataatgttttatctgagggggttgccatggtgaagcTGATAAAAAGATATTCGAGATTGAGTAAAGTTTGAAGTAAAGCCACAATTTCTATGCTGGGGTggacccacacacaccgcaaGCGTCTATTGCCCTACATATAGTACAGGCAGTATGTGTTAAATTGGACTGAAAGCAAAATAGATGGTAAGGAGTAGTACTGTATATCTAGTGTGATTAAGGGGAAGGTTGTCAGCATAAAGCAGTATTTTGAGTAAACTTAGCTATTTAACCTCATTTGAGGAAGTCCTCCGACAGATCCTGATAGTGACAAGAGGCAGCCCCTTCCATAGAGGCCTGCACTCAGGAGGGTTATCTTTGCTGAGATGACACGCTGGCCTGTGAGCTGATCTATAGGAAGAAGGTGGTCAGCCACATCAGCATGCTAAACACAGCAATGAGAACTGCACTGTCAAGTCATTAGATGATTTAAGAGTTGATCCCCTAGGCGGTGAGGACAGGCAACAAGACATGATGAGAGTCTTGTCAGGAGAAGTACAAATAACAGCGTTAGCCAAAcctaaagaaataaatactgaaCAAGGACAATTACTtagtaactttttgaataatatACGTGAGGAAGAGGCTTCAGATAGCTTGATTACTCATCCATTTGGACTCATTCGCTGTTTGATCCTGAAGTCATACCAGCCCTAATTGGACGCCTTCACAGAGAGTGGCCAATTTCAAATAGAACTGAGTTGAGGAACAGAAACCAAAGAATTTCACAGCCTCACATTAGTGAAAGTGTA contains:
- the LOC135265156 gene encoding P2Y purinoceptor 2, coding for MNFTPSLSTLTINRSLSEFCEPESQHISIAVSLGLVFLGGAVLNSFSLWVFWFRMKHWSAGTILQFHLGLSDAIVTPVTPLMATHFAMGSCWPFGQFLCQLKIALLGVHFYGSVMFLTLISIHRYMAVVRHKSGYATKRTAFVHKVCGAVWLLLLAQGASCFVLLGTSQVGNCTQCLSIHQGEYIEAYFVINFILLFPAFLVPFSIAAACYCRLACSVSRINTNSAKGQAIKARSLKMVAICLLIFGLCFAPLNATRTMGVVIKKFYPEQCSLLLKVETSYYVAWILACANCCFDPLLYCFGSPDFNRAMRCSLKRFGLGFQKAHPKNEEDSQDLPTRPAQTTTFLDKETASNYSI